A portion of the Bernardetia sp. genome contains these proteins:
- a CDS encoding GatB/YqeY domain-containing protein: MTTLKEKVQAEMKTAMKNKETTKLTALRAIKSAILLAQTEKGGASDNLSEEQELQILLKQAKQRRESLELYEKEGRTELAQAEKAELEVIETFLPQMLSEDEVRARIEKILAGMGEVTPQQMGQVMGAAIKELGTEAEKKTIAKVVKELINK, translated from the coding sequence ATGACAACGTTAAAGGAAAAAGTACAAGCCGAGATGAAAACGGCAATGAAAAACAAGGAAACAACAAAACTAACGGCTCTTCGTGCTATCAAATCAGCTATTTTGTTAGCTCAAACTGAAAAAGGAGGAGCATCTGACAATCTTTCAGAAGAGCAAGAATTGCAAATTCTGCTCAAGCAAGCCAAACAAAGACGTGAATCTTTAGAGCTGTATGAAAAAGAAGGACGTACAGAACTTGCTCAAGCTGAAAAAGCAGAATTAGAAGTTATAGAAACATTTTTACCTCAAATGCTTTCAGAAGACGAGGTAAGAGCAAGAATAGAGAAAATTTTGGCTGGGATGGGTGAAGTTACACCTCAACAAATGGGGCAAGTAATGGGTGCTGCCATTAAAGAATTAGGAACAGAAGCTGAAAAGAAAACGATTGCTAAAGTAGTCAAAGAACTGATAAATAAGTAA
- a CDS encoding DUF423 domain-containing protein, which translates to MLRNNFIFWGAILGGFAVAIGAFGAHALKDWLISIGQVETFQTASKYHFYHTFSIILMGVLLHLNIGNFAKRRKTLTWAANLHLFGTLIFSGTLYLLCLTNIKWLGAITPIGGTLLIIGWVLFAISALGKK; encoded by the coding sequence ATGCTTAGAAATAATTTCATTTTTTGGGGTGCAATTTTAGGAGGTTTTGCTGTCGCTATTGGTGCTTTTGGGGCGCATGCTCTAAAAGACTGGCTCATTTCTATCGGACAAGTAGAAACTTTTCAAACGGCTTCCAAATATCATTTTTATCATACTTTTTCTATTATCTTAATGGGAGTGTTGCTGCACCTAAACATAGGAAACTTTGCCAAAAGACGTAAAACACTCACTTGGGCAGCCAATCTACATCTTTTCGGAACGCTTATTTTTTCTGGAACACTTTACTTGCTCTGCCTCACAAATATCAAATGGCTGGGTGCAATTACGCCTATTGGAGGAACATTACTCATTATCGGTTGGGTTTTGTTTGCTATTTCAGCTTTGGGAAAGAAGTAA